One region of Gigantopelta aegis isolate Gae_Host chromosome 7, Gae_host_genome, whole genome shotgun sequence genomic DNA includes:
- the LOC121377141 gene encoding uncharacterized protein LOC121377141 encodes MNNVNISKSFSLTTVNTSPAIIELEQVPRLICELSTVPPNMTSAPIKTSPSVTGLLSLFQFLTEASATSSTSANGNSGLDDLDQQVATDTKNQRFVKVDEEHLKKIIGDSLSKATGRNTIWGVKILKQWLEVRGFSTDFETLDATTLNERLRLFYAEVRNTQGELYSKSTFVGLRAAIHRHIRAPPFERNLNILKDSEFHTSNNIFLSMIRNLKKEGLDETKHHPAISAIELDKIRNSFNLDSPLDLVRKVWFDITLGFARRGSENQRELSSSSFKISADEDGYEFIEMTHCEITKNHRGDLKDAVEPKKRIYATNSMYCPVSSFKIYKSKMNQNNPSFYQQPKQSVSESDSVWYTSRPIGKNIIASFMKEICKAANIEKVYTNHCLRATAVTLLSHAGVENREICKITGHRTDESLKSYSLESSSVQKRAYSQILQGERGVLTPYDNRPNPNKNVHNFQFDRAAENVTRGLFNMQNSTVTLNNYFQ; translated from the exons ATGAACAACGTTAACATCAGCAAATCTTTCTCCTTGACGACGGTAAACACGAGCCCGGCCATCATTGAACTGGAGCAAGTACCGCGACTCATCTGTGAATTGTCCACGGTTCCACCGAATATGACGTCTGCACCAATCAAGACGAGCCCTTCTGTGACGG GCCTCCTCTCTCTATTTCAGTTCTTGACTGAAGCAAGTGCAACGTCCTCGACAAGCGCCAATGGCAACAGCGGTCTGGATGACCTTGATCAACAAGTTGCAACAGACACCAAGAACCAGCGATTTGTCAAGGTGGATGAAGAACACCTAAAAAAGATAATTGGGGATTCTTTGTCAAAAGCCACAGGACGGAATACAATATGGGGTGTCAAGATATTGAAAc AATGGCTTGAAGTTCGTGGATTTTCCACTGATTTTGAAACTCTTGATGCGACTACTCTGAACGAGAGGCTTCGCCTGTTTTATGCAGAAGTCCGGAACACCCAGGGCGAACTGTACTCTAAATCGACTTTTGTTGGTCTCCGAGCAGCAATCCATAGGCACATTAGGGCACCTCCTTTTGAACGAAACCTAAACATTCTCAAAGATAGCGAATTTCACACATCTAACAATATTTTCCTGTCGATGATCCGTAATCTAAAGAAAGAGGGACTTGATGAAACAAAACACCACCCCGCAATCTCGGCAATAGAGCTTGACAAGATTAGGAATAGCTTCAATTTAGATTCTCCCCTTGATCTTGTTAGAAAGGTGTGGTTTGACATCACACTAGGTTTTGCACGCCGTGGGTCAGAAAATCAGCGAGAACTTTCATCCAGTTCATTTAAAATTTCAGCTGATGAGGATGGTTACGAGTTCATCGAAATGACACATTGCGAAATCACAAAAAATCATCGTGGTGATTTAAAAGATGCCGTTGAACCTAAAAAACGCATTTATGCAACAAATTCCATGTACTGCCCGGTTTCCTCGTTCAAAATTTACAAATCCAAAATGAATCAAAATAATCCATCATTTTACCAACAGCCAAAACAATCCGTCTCTGAAAGCGATTCAGTTTGGTACACGTCACGTCCAATTGGGAAAAACATCATAGCTTCATTCATGAAAGAAATATGCAAAGCCGCAAACATTGAAAAAGTGTACACAAACCATTGTCTTCGCGCCACCGCAGTCACCTTGCTGTCGCACGCTGGTGTAGAGAACAGGGAGATTTGTAAAATCACGGGTCATCGCACTGACGAATCTTTAAAATCATATTCCCTGGAATCAAGCTCTGTCCAAAAACGTGCATATTCCCAAATCTTGCAAGGTGAAAGGGGTGTTCTTACTCCATATGACAACAGACCAAATCCAAACAAAAATGTACATAATTTCCAATTTGATCGTGCTGCAGAAAATGTGACACGTGGTCTTTTCAACATGCAAAACTCGACTGTCACATTAAATAATTACTTTCAGTAG